The following are encoded in a window of Heterodontus francisci isolate sHetFra1 unplaced genomic scaffold, sHetFra1.hap1 HAP1_SCAFFOLD_70_2, whole genome shotgun sequence genomic DNA:
- the LOC137362316 gene encoding probable G-protein coupled receptor 139 yields MSLSFLIKLKILWALNDVERIYFPILAAVGVPINVVTIVILSRGKCGLSKCVTYYLVSMAVADLLVVILDLILRQIPIVYREQFAFLYYVRVCDIHAVLLYAATDCSVWFTVTFSFDRFVAICCQKLKTKYCTQKTAAVVLGTVTVLSCLKNIFWYFLYQSAYLLANSPWFCVVAPGESRTLAWAVTELMHHILTPFIPFILILLLNALTVKNIIIANTARRRFRSRSSGESPMDPEMVNRRKSMILLFVISGNFILLWVVFMMCSILNRLEYFLWYMVTVSLPTFVQEIGFMLQLLSCCTNTFIYAVTQRKFRLELRNGVKYPFTMMVKLIR; encoded by the exons ATGTCTCTTAGTTTTCTGATAAAACTCAAAATTCTTTGGGCGCTTAATGATGTAGAAAGGATATACTTCCCCATCTTGGCTGCGGTTGGTGTCCCGA TTAACgtggtgacgattgtgatcctgtctcggggaaagtgcggtctctccaaatgtgtcacctaCTATCTGGtttccatggcagtggcggatcttttGGTCGTTATTCTCGATCTGATCCTAAGGCAGATtccaattgtttatcgggaacaattTGCTTTTCTGTATTACGTTAGAGTTTgtgatatccacgccgtcctgctttatgccgccacagactgttctgtctggtttaccgtcaccttctcctttgatcgatttgtagccatttgttgtcagaagctgaaaacaaaatattgtaccCAGAAAACAGCCGCTGTGGTTctcggaacagtgactgtgctgagctgtttgaaaAACATTTTCTGGTACTTTCTGTATCAATCTGCATATCTGCTGGCGAACAGTCCTTGGTTTTGCGTCGTGGCACCAGGTGAAAGTCGGACACTGGCCTGGGCTGTTACTGAATTAATGCATCATATTTTAACACCTTTTATTCCATTTATTTTGATTCTACTATTGAATGCACTGACGGTCAAAAACATTATCATTGCCAATACAGCCCGCAGGCGGTTCCGGAGTCGGAGCAGTGGGGAGAGTCCCATGGACCCAGAGATGGTGAACCGAAGAAAATCCATGATTTTACTGTTCGTTATATCGGGGAATTTCATACTGTTATGGGTGGTGTTTATGATGTGCTCCATTTTGAACCGATTGGAATACTTTCTTTGGTACATGGTTACTGTTTCTCTGCCCACATTTGTTCAGGAAATAGGTTTCATGCTCCAGCTCTTGAGTTGTTGcacgaacacatttatttatgcagtgactcaAAGAAAATTCAGACTGGAGTTGAGAAATGGAGTGAAATATCCTTTCACAATGATGGTCAAATTAATTCGATGA